In Oryza sativa Japonica Group chromosome 2, ASM3414082v1, the following are encoded in one genomic region:
- the LOC112935999 gene encoding cinnamoyl-CoA reductase 1-like gives MSCNSAEVAANDGSSNGGEKQQQQEEEVVCVTGAGGFIGSWVVKEHLLRGYRVRGTARDPTKNAHLLALDGAGERLTLCRADVLDSESLRAAFAGCHGVFHVASPVSNDPNLVPIAVEGTRNVVNAAADMGVRRVVFTSSYGAVHMNPNRSPDTVLDETCWSDPKFCRQTDVYCYAKTMAEKAAEEEAAKRGVQLAVVLPCVTVGPILHPAINTSINHVVRYLTGAAPTYPNAVAAYVDVRDVARAHALVYERHDARGRYLCIGAVLHRAHLLQMLKELFPQYPVTSKCKDDGNPMVEPYKFSNQRLKDLGFEFTPMRKCLYDAVVCMQQKGHLPLVGTAVPDQNVTSNTSSIV, from the exons ATGTCGTGCAATTCTGCCGAGGTCGCGGCCAACGACGGCAGCAGCAATGGCGgtgagaagcagcagcagcaggaggaggaggtggtgtgCGTGACGGGAGCGGGAGGCTTCATCGGATCATGGGTGGTGAAGGAGCACCTCCTCCGTGGCTACCGCGTCAGGGGAACAGCCAGGGATCCCACCAAGAACGCCCACCTGCTCGCGCTCGACGGAGCCGGCGAGAGGCTCACCCTGTGCCGCGCCGACGTCCTGGACTCCGAGAGCCTGCGCGCCGCGTTCGCCGGATGCCATGGCGTCTTCCACGTCGCCTCCCCGGTGTCCAATGACCCT AATCTGGTGCCGATCGCGGTGGAGGGGACGAGGAACGTGGTGAACGCGGCGGCGGACATGGGCGTGCGGCGCGTGGTGTTCACGTCGTCGTACGGCGCCGTGCACATGAACCCCAACCGGAGCCCCGACACCGTCCTCGACGAGACCTGCTGGAGCGACCCCAAATTCTGCCGCCAAACCGAC GTATACTGCTACGCGAAGACGatggcggagaaggcggcggaggaggaggcggcaaaGCGAGGCGTGCAGCTGGCGGTGGTGCTGCCCTGCGTGACGGTCGGGCCAATCTTGCACCCGGCCATCAACACCAGCATCAACCACGTCGTCCGCTACCTCACGGGCGCCGCGCCCACCTACCCGAACGCCGTCGCGGCCTACGTCGACGTCCGCGACGTCGCCCGCGCGCACGCACTCGTCTACGAGCGCCACGACGCCCGCGGCCGCTACCTCTGCATCGGCGCCGTGCTCCACCGCGCCCATCTCCTCCAGATGCTCAAGGAACTTTTCCCACAGTACCCCGTCACTTCCAA GTGCAAGGACGATGGGAATCCGATGGTGGAACCGTACAAGTTCTCGAACCAGAGGCTCAAGGATTTGGGCTTCGAATTCACACCAATGAGGAAGTGTCTGTATGACGCAGTCGTATGCATGCAACAGAAGGGGCACCTCCCGCTGGTTGGTACCGCCGTACCGGACCAAAATGTGACCTCTAATACGAGCTCGATCGTCTAA